One window of Acipenser ruthenus chromosome 17, fAciRut3.2 maternal haplotype, whole genome shotgun sequence genomic DNA carries:
- the LOC117423434 gene encoding uncharacterized protein LOC117423434 isoform X3 gives MQHKNVKRRQRPVTQKQRGLPLFCRKLLRQNGFWGILKHLCFHPSCCVCFSYFNKGRKNWLQHKKKWQGIQYKCLKGVCFNRNSVSEANPVKSSTLISAGISLEEVENGSALPEETLTSNPQAKVCAKKEADQELPAFPSPQIERSAGDAHFQRQIDIPREDTSALLSVQKCKSLMNGRTIHSNNKAAKVAKSSYKKALLNKIYIVNKNKKHLSSALKDKNVPLLMRITESSLFKFAHRCRFKNLPIGRRRKAERAKYLSRISTLRQKKLRGIALNFLSQCNTDSGDIVKEIKSCWLQEVKYKKPTLNKTRKHGVTHSDLEGMSSQNTSVPVEIALVETAENDPNCEPVDQLCNAAIEVSGECKKTFVKKAVGKLKEAGQLATDQIEHTLVNGTGDMESNNTDKSTDKEVGLPVSFSNPFQTPLRDHVYCKSRGFTAGELTDESDGSESMTKAQLLTSATGDEEITELIHDYLEEFYGKYGSFIPLSENDVLENLQQVLSKDVSDRKPFIFMEIMKYQAALANTPMSNFKVSYNKHSLTLEDLSTLDGQNWLNDQVINMYGELVMDAVPHKVHFFNSFFHKQLVTRGYEGVKRWTKKVDLFSKSLLLIPIHLEIHWSLITVDMPNQHIQFYDSQGIHFRYPVENILRYLLTEAKEKGKPIFQKGWKMIVSKYCKCLALGRPFQFSQEDMPKVRKRIYKELCECRLLE, from the exons ATGCAGCATAAGAATGTGAAAAGACGTCAAAGACCGGTAACCCAGAAACAGAGAGGACTTCCCTTATTTTGTAGGAAGCTGTTGAGGCAGAATGGATTCTGGGGAATCCTAAAGCACCTCTGCTTTCACCCGAGCTGCTGCGTCTGTTTTTCTTACTTCAATAAAGGAAGAAAGAATTGGCTTCAGCATAAAAAGAAATGGCAAGGCATCCAATATAAATGTTTAAAGGGTGTGTGTTTTAACAGAAATTCCGTATCTGAAGCAAATCCAGTGAAATCCAGTACACTGATATCAGCAGGAATTTCCCTTGAAGAGGTAGAAAATGGCAGTGCTTTACCTGAGGAAACATTAACATCAAACCCACAAGCAAAAGTGTGTGCTAAGAAAGAAGCTGATCAAGAGTTGCCTGCATTTCCTAGTCCACAGATTGAGCGTTCAGCTGGTGATGCACATTTTCAAAGGCAGATTGATATTCCTAGGGAAGACACTTCTGCTCTTTTATCTGTCCAGAAATGCAAATCCTTAATGAATGGGAGAACCATTCACAGCAATAACAAAGCAGCCAAGGTCGCTAAAAGCAGCTATAAGAAAGCACTTTTAAATAAGATATATATTGTCAATAAGAATAAGAAGCATTTGAGTTCAGCTCTCAAAGACAAAAACGTTCCTTTGTTGATGCGGATTACCGAGTCATCGCTCTTCAAATTTGCACATCGGTGTAGATTCAAGAACTTGCCAATAGGAAGGCGCAGAAAAGCAGAACGAGCGAAATACTTGTCAAGGATTTCCACTCTCAGACAGAAAAAGCTAAGAGGGATAGCACTGAACTTCTTATCTCAGTGTAATACGGATTCAGGAGACATagtgaaagaaataaaaagttgCTGGCTGCAAGAAGTAAAGTACAAGAAGCCTACTTTAAATAAAACTAGGAAACATGGGGTAACTCATTCAGATCTAGAAGGAATGAGTTCACAGAACACCTCAGTCCCTGTAGAGATTGCATTGGTGGAAACAGCTGAAAATGATCCAAATTGTGAGCCTGTGGATCAGCTGTGCAACGCTGCTATTGAAGTTAGTGGTGAATGCAAAAAGACGTTTGTGAAAAAAGCAGTGGGAAAACTAAAAGAAGCAGGGCAACTAGCTACTGACCAGATAGAACATACCTTGGTTAATGGCACAGGAGACATGGAAAGTAATAACACTGATAAAAGCACTGACAAGGAAGTAGGGCTTCCTGTTTCATTCTCTAACCCTTTCCAGACACCGTTACGGGATCATGTGTATTGTAAGAGTCGTGGTTTTACAGCTGGAGAGCTTACTGATGAATCTGATGGAAGCGAGAGTATGACAAAAGCGCAGCTGCTGACCTCTGCGACTGGAGACGAAGAAATTACTGAACTTATTCATG attatcTGGAGGAGTTTTATGGGAAATATGGCAGCTTTATTCCTCTTAGCGAAAATGATGTGCTGGAAAATCTGCAACAGGTTTTAAGTAAAGATGTTTCTGATAG AAAGCCTTTCATATTCATGGAAATCATGAAGTATCAGGCTGCACTTGCAAATACTCCAATGTCCAATTTCAAAGTGTCCTATAACAAGCATTCATTGACTTTGGAGGATCTGTCTACTTTGGATGGCCAGAACTGGCTGAATGACCAG GTTATAAATATGTATGGTGAGTTGGTTATGGATGCAGTACCTCATaag GTTCACTTCTTTAACAGTTTCTTTCATAAACAACTTGTAACCAGAGGATATGAAGGAGTGAAGAGGTGGACCAAAAAG gtaGACCTGTTCAGTAAATCCCTTTTGTTGATTCCTATCCACCTGGAGATCCACTGGTCTCTGATCACTGTGGATATGCCTAACCAGCACATTCAGTTCTACGACTCACAGGGAATTCATTTCAGATACCCTGTTGAG aacatctTGAGATACTTGCTGACTGAAGCTAAAGAGAAGGGCAAGCCAATTTTCCAGAAAGGTTGGAAAATGATCGTGAGCAAG TACTGCAAGTGCCTGGCCTTAGGAAGACCTTTTCAGTTTTCCCAAGAGGACATGCCCAAAGTACGGAAAAGGATATACAAGGAGCTTTGTGAATGCAGGCTCTTGGAATGA
- the LOC117423434 gene encoding uncharacterized protein LOC117423434 isoform X1, whose translation MQHKNVKRRQRPVTQKQRGLPLFCRKLLRQNGFWGILKHLCFHPSCCVCFSYFNKGRKNWLQHKKKWQGIQYKCLKGVCFNRNSVSEANPVKSSTLISAGISLEEVENGSALPEETLTSNPQAKVCAKKEADQELPAFPSPQIERSAGDAHFQRQIDIPREDTSALLSVQKCKSLMNGRTIHSNNKAAKVAKSSYKKALLNKIYIVNKNKKHLSSALKDKNVPLLMRITESSLFKFAHRCRFKNLPIGRRRKAERAKYLSRISTLRQKKLRGIALNFLSQCNTDSGDIVKEIKSCWLQEVKYKKPTLNKTRKHGVTHSDLEGMSSQNTSVPVEIALVETAENDPNCEPVDQLCNAAIEVSGECKKTFVKKAVGKLKEAGQLATDQIEHTLVNGTGDMESNNTDKSTDKEVGLPVSFSNPFQTPLRDHVYCKSRGFTAGELTDESDGSESMTKAQLLTSATGDEEITELIHDYLEEFYGKYGSFIPLSENDVLENLQQVLSKDVSDRKPFIFMEIMKYQAALANTPMSNFKVSYNKHSLTLEDLSTLDGQNWLNDQVINMYGELVMDAVPHKVHFFNSFFHKQLVTRGYEGVKRWTKKVDLFSKSLLLIPIHLEIHWSLITVDMPNQHIQFYDSQGIHFRYPVENILRYLLTEAKEKGKPIFQKGWKMIVSKCIPQQNNDSDCGVFVLQYCKCLALGRPFQFSQEDMPKVRKRIYKELCECRLLE comes from the exons ATGCAGCATAAGAATGTGAAAAGACGTCAAAGACCGGTAACCCAGAAACAGAGAGGACTTCCCTTATTTTGTAGGAAGCTGTTGAGGCAGAATGGATTCTGGGGAATCCTAAAGCACCTCTGCTTTCACCCGAGCTGCTGCGTCTGTTTTTCTTACTTCAATAAAGGAAGAAAGAATTGGCTTCAGCATAAAAAGAAATGGCAAGGCATCCAATATAAATGTTTAAAGGGTGTGTGTTTTAACAGAAATTCCGTATCTGAAGCAAATCCAGTGAAATCCAGTACACTGATATCAGCAGGAATTTCCCTTGAAGAGGTAGAAAATGGCAGTGCTTTACCTGAGGAAACATTAACATCAAACCCACAAGCAAAAGTGTGTGCTAAGAAAGAAGCTGATCAAGAGTTGCCTGCATTTCCTAGTCCACAGATTGAGCGTTCAGCTGGTGATGCACATTTTCAAAGGCAGATTGATATTCCTAGGGAAGACACTTCTGCTCTTTTATCTGTCCAGAAATGCAAATCCTTAATGAATGGGAGAACCATTCACAGCAATAACAAAGCAGCCAAGGTCGCTAAAAGCAGCTATAAGAAAGCACTTTTAAATAAGATATATATTGTCAATAAGAATAAGAAGCATTTGAGTTCAGCTCTCAAAGACAAAAACGTTCCTTTGTTGATGCGGATTACCGAGTCATCGCTCTTCAAATTTGCACATCGGTGTAGATTCAAGAACTTGCCAATAGGAAGGCGCAGAAAAGCAGAACGAGCGAAATACTTGTCAAGGATTTCCACTCTCAGACAGAAAAAGCTAAGAGGGATAGCACTGAACTTCTTATCTCAGTGTAATACGGATTCAGGAGACATagtgaaagaaataaaaagttgCTGGCTGCAAGAAGTAAAGTACAAGAAGCCTACTTTAAATAAAACTAGGAAACATGGGGTAACTCATTCAGATCTAGAAGGAATGAGTTCACAGAACACCTCAGTCCCTGTAGAGATTGCATTGGTGGAAACAGCTGAAAATGATCCAAATTGTGAGCCTGTGGATCAGCTGTGCAACGCTGCTATTGAAGTTAGTGGTGAATGCAAAAAGACGTTTGTGAAAAAAGCAGTGGGAAAACTAAAAGAAGCAGGGCAACTAGCTACTGACCAGATAGAACATACCTTGGTTAATGGCACAGGAGACATGGAAAGTAATAACACTGATAAAAGCACTGACAAGGAAGTAGGGCTTCCTGTTTCATTCTCTAACCCTTTCCAGACACCGTTACGGGATCATGTGTATTGTAAGAGTCGTGGTTTTACAGCTGGAGAGCTTACTGATGAATCTGATGGAAGCGAGAGTATGACAAAAGCGCAGCTGCTGACCTCTGCGACTGGAGACGAAGAAATTACTGAACTTATTCATG attatcTGGAGGAGTTTTATGGGAAATATGGCAGCTTTATTCCTCTTAGCGAAAATGATGTGCTGGAAAATCTGCAACAGGTTTTAAGTAAAGATGTTTCTGATAG AAAGCCTTTCATATTCATGGAAATCATGAAGTATCAGGCTGCACTTGCAAATACTCCAATGTCCAATTTCAAAGTGTCCTATAACAAGCATTCATTGACTTTGGAGGATCTGTCTACTTTGGATGGCCAGAACTGGCTGAATGACCAG GTTATAAATATGTATGGTGAGTTGGTTATGGATGCAGTACCTCATaag GTTCACTTCTTTAACAGTTTCTTTCATAAACAACTTGTAACCAGAGGATATGAAGGAGTGAAGAGGTGGACCAAAAAG gtaGACCTGTTCAGTAAATCCCTTTTGTTGATTCCTATCCACCTGGAGATCCACTGGTCTCTGATCACTGTGGATATGCCTAACCAGCACATTCAGTTCTACGACTCACAGGGAATTCATTTCAGATACCCTGTTGAG aacatctTGAGATACTTGCTGACTGAAGCTAAAGAGAAGGGCAAGCCAATTTTCCAGAAAGGTTGGAAAATGATCGTGAGCAAG TGCATTCCACAACAGAACAATGACAGTGACTGTGGCGTGTTTGTTTTACAG TACTGCAAGTGCCTGGCCTTAGGAAGACCTTTTCAGTTTTCCCAAGAGGACATGCCCAAAGTACGGAAAAGGATATACAAGGAGCTTTGTGAATGCAGGCTCTTGGAATGA
- the LOC117423434 gene encoding uncharacterized protein LOC117423434 isoform X4 produces MQHKNVKRRQRPVTQKQRGLPLFCRKLLRQNGFWGILKHLCFHPSCCVCFSYFNKGRKNWLQHKKKWQGIQYKCLKGVCFNRNSVSEANPVKSSTLISAGISLEEVENGSALPEETLTSNPQAKVCAKKEADQELPAFPSPQIERSAGDAHFQRQIDIPREDTSALLSVQKCKSLMNGRTIHSNNKAAKVAKSSYKKALLNKIYIVNKNKKHLSSALKDKNVPLLMRITESSLFKFAHRCRFKNLPIGRRRKAERAKYLSRISTLRQKKLRGIALNFLSQCNTDSGDIVKEIKSCWLQEVKYKKPTLNKTRKHGVTHSDLEGMSSQNTSVPVEIALVETAENDPNCEPVDQLCNAAIEVSGECKKTFVKKAVGKLKEAGQLATDQIEHTLVNGTGDMESNNTDKSTDKEVGLPVSFSNPFQTPLRDHVYCKSRGFTAGELTDESDGSESMTKAQLLTSATGDEEITELIHDYLEEFYGKYGSFIPLSENDVLENLQQVLSKDVSDRKPFIFMEIMKYQAALANTPMSNFKVSYNKHSLTLEDLSTLDGQNWLNDQVINMYGELVMDAVPHKVHFFNSFFHKQLVTRGYEGVKRWTKKNILRYLLTEAKEKGKPIFQKGWKMIVSKCIPQQNNDSDCGVFVLQYCKCLALGRPFQFSQEDMPKVRKRIYKELCECRLLE; encoded by the exons ATGCAGCATAAGAATGTGAAAAGACGTCAAAGACCGGTAACCCAGAAACAGAGAGGACTTCCCTTATTTTGTAGGAAGCTGTTGAGGCAGAATGGATTCTGGGGAATCCTAAAGCACCTCTGCTTTCACCCGAGCTGCTGCGTCTGTTTTTCTTACTTCAATAAAGGAAGAAAGAATTGGCTTCAGCATAAAAAGAAATGGCAAGGCATCCAATATAAATGTTTAAAGGGTGTGTGTTTTAACAGAAATTCCGTATCTGAAGCAAATCCAGTGAAATCCAGTACACTGATATCAGCAGGAATTTCCCTTGAAGAGGTAGAAAATGGCAGTGCTTTACCTGAGGAAACATTAACATCAAACCCACAAGCAAAAGTGTGTGCTAAGAAAGAAGCTGATCAAGAGTTGCCTGCATTTCCTAGTCCACAGATTGAGCGTTCAGCTGGTGATGCACATTTTCAAAGGCAGATTGATATTCCTAGGGAAGACACTTCTGCTCTTTTATCTGTCCAGAAATGCAAATCCTTAATGAATGGGAGAACCATTCACAGCAATAACAAAGCAGCCAAGGTCGCTAAAAGCAGCTATAAGAAAGCACTTTTAAATAAGATATATATTGTCAATAAGAATAAGAAGCATTTGAGTTCAGCTCTCAAAGACAAAAACGTTCCTTTGTTGATGCGGATTACCGAGTCATCGCTCTTCAAATTTGCACATCGGTGTAGATTCAAGAACTTGCCAATAGGAAGGCGCAGAAAAGCAGAACGAGCGAAATACTTGTCAAGGATTTCCACTCTCAGACAGAAAAAGCTAAGAGGGATAGCACTGAACTTCTTATCTCAGTGTAATACGGATTCAGGAGACATagtgaaagaaataaaaagttgCTGGCTGCAAGAAGTAAAGTACAAGAAGCCTACTTTAAATAAAACTAGGAAACATGGGGTAACTCATTCAGATCTAGAAGGAATGAGTTCACAGAACACCTCAGTCCCTGTAGAGATTGCATTGGTGGAAACAGCTGAAAATGATCCAAATTGTGAGCCTGTGGATCAGCTGTGCAACGCTGCTATTGAAGTTAGTGGTGAATGCAAAAAGACGTTTGTGAAAAAAGCAGTGGGAAAACTAAAAGAAGCAGGGCAACTAGCTACTGACCAGATAGAACATACCTTGGTTAATGGCACAGGAGACATGGAAAGTAATAACACTGATAAAAGCACTGACAAGGAAGTAGGGCTTCCTGTTTCATTCTCTAACCCTTTCCAGACACCGTTACGGGATCATGTGTATTGTAAGAGTCGTGGTTTTACAGCTGGAGAGCTTACTGATGAATCTGATGGAAGCGAGAGTATGACAAAAGCGCAGCTGCTGACCTCTGCGACTGGAGACGAAGAAATTACTGAACTTATTCATG attatcTGGAGGAGTTTTATGGGAAATATGGCAGCTTTATTCCTCTTAGCGAAAATGATGTGCTGGAAAATCTGCAACAGGTTTTAAGTAAAGATGTTTCTGATAG AAAGCCTTTCATATTCATGGAAATCATGAAGTATCAGGCTGCACTTGCAAATACTCCAATGTCCAATTTCAAAGTGTCCTATAACAAGCATTCATTGACTTTGGAGGATCTGTCTACTTTGGATGGCCAGAACTGGCTGAATGACCAG GTTATAAATATGTATGGTGAGTTGGTTATGGATGCAGTACCTCATaag GTTCACTTCTTTAACAGTTTCTTTCATAAACAACTTGTAACCAGAGGATATGAAGGAGTGAAGAGGTGGACCAAAAAG aacatctTGAGATACTTGCTGACTGAAGCTAAAGAGAAGGGCAAGCCAATTTTCCAGAAAGGTTGGAAAATGATCGTGAGCAAG TGCATTCCACAACAGAACAATGACAGTGACTGTGGCGTGTTTGTTTTACAG TACTGCAAGTGCCTGGCCTTAGGAAGACCTTTTCAGTTTTCCCAAGAGGACATGCCCAAAGTACGGAAAAGGATATACAAGGAGCTTTGTGAATGCAGGCTCTTGGAATGA
- the LOC117423434 gene encoding uncharacterized protein LOC117423434 isoform X2, producing MQHKNVKRRQRPVTQKQRGLPLFCRKLLRQNGFWGILKHLCFHPSCCVCFSYFNKGRKNWLQHKKKWQGIQYKCLKGVCFNRNSVSEANPVKSSTLISAGISLEEVENGSALPEETLTSNPQAKVCAKKEADQELPAFPSPQIERSAGDAHFQRQIDIPREDTSALLSVQKCKSLMNGRTIHSNNKAAKVAKSSYKKALLNKIYIVNKNKKHLSSALKDKNVPLLMRITESSLFKFAHRCRFKNLPIGRRRKAERAKYLSRISTLRQKKLRGIALNFLSQCNTDSGDIVKEIKSCWLQEVKYKKPTLNKTRKHGVTHSDLEGMSSQNTSVPVEIALVETAENDPNCEPVDQLCNAAIEVSGECKKTFVKKAVGKLKEAGQLATDQIEHTLVNGTGDMESNNTDKSTDKEVGLPVSFSNPFQTPLRDHVYCKSRGFTAGELTDESDGSESMTKAQLLTSATGDEEITELIHDYLEEFYGKYGSFIPLSENDVLENLQQVLSKDVSDRKPFIFMEIMKYQAALANTPMSNFKVSYNKHSLTLEDLSTLDGQNWLNDQVHFFNSFFHKQLVTRGYEGVKRWTKKVDLFSKSLLLIPIHLEIHWSLITVDMPNQHIQFYDSQGIHFRYPVENILRYLLTEAKEKGKPIFQKGWKMIVSKCIPQQNNDSDCGVFVLQYCKCLALGRPFQFSQEDMPKVRKRIYKELCECRLLE from the exons ATGCAGCATAAGAATGTGAAAAGACGTCAAAGACCGGTAACCCAGAAACAGAGAGGACTTCCCTTATTTTGTAGGAAGCTGTTGAGGCAGAATGGATTCTGGGGAATCCTAAAGCACCTCTGCTTTCACCCGAGCTGCTGCGTCTGTTTTTCTTACTTCAATAAAGGAAGAAAGAATTGGCTTCAGCATAAAAAGAAATGGCAAGGCATCCAATATAAATGTTTAAAGGGTGTGTGTTTTAACAGAAATTCCGTATCTGAAGCAAATCCAGTGAAATCCAGTACACTGATATCAGCAGGAATTTCCCTTGAAGAGGTAGAAAATGGCAGTGCTTTACCTGAGGAAACATTAACATCAAACCCACAAGCAAAAGTGTGTGCTAAGAAAGAAGCTGATCAAGAGTTGCCTGCATTTCCTAGTCCACAGATTGAGCGTTCAGCTGGTGATGCACATTTTCAAAGGCAGATTGATATTCCTAGGGAAGACACTTCTGCTCTTTTATCTGTCCAGAAATGCAAATCCTTAATGAATGGGAGAACCATTCACAGCAATAACAAAGCAGCCAAGGTCGCTAAAAGCAGCTATAAGAAAGCACTTTTAAATAAGATATATATTGTCAATAAGAATAAGAAGCATTTGAGTTCAGCTCTCAAAGACAAAAACGTTCCTTTGTTGATGCGGATTACCGAGTCATCGCTCTTCAAATTTGCACATCGGTGTAGATTCAAGAACTTGCCAATAGGAAGGCGCAGAAAAGCAGAACGAGCGAAATACTTGTCAAGGATTTCCACTCTCAGACAGAAAAAGCTAAGAGGGATAGCACTGAACTTCTTATCTCAGTGTAATACGGATTCAGGAGACATagtgaaagaaataaaaagttgCTGGCTGCAAGAAGTAAAGTACAAGAAGCCTACTTTAAATAAAACTAGGAAACATGGGGTAACTCATTCAGATCTAGAAGGAATGAGTTCACAGAACACCTCAGTCCCTGTAGAGATTGCATTGGTGGAAACAGCTGAAAATGATCCAAATTGTGAGCCTGTGGATCAGCTGTGCAACGCTGCTATTGAAGTTAGTGGTGAATGCAAAAAGACGTTTGTGAAAAAAGCAGTGGGAAAACTAAAAGAAGCAGGGCAACTAGCTACTGACCAGATAGAACATACCTTGGTTAATGGCACAGGAGACATGGAAAGTAATAACACTGATAAAAGCACTGACAAGGAAGTAGGGCTTCCTGTTTCATTCTCTAACCCTTTCCAGACACCGTTACGGGATCATGTGTATTGTAAGAGTCGTGGTTTTACAGCTGGAGAGCTTACTGATGAATCTGATGGAAGCGAGAGTATGACAAAAGCGCAGCTGCTGACCTCTGCGACTGGAGACGAAGAAATTACTGAACTTATTCATG attatcTGGAGGAGTTTTATGGGAAATATGGCAGCTTTATTCCTCTTAGCGAAAATGATGTGCTGGAAAATCTGCAACAGGTTTTAAGTAAAGATGTTTCTGATAG AAAGCCTTTCATATTCATGGAAATCATGAAGTATCAGGCTGCACTTGCAAATACTCCAATGTCCAATTTCAAAGTGTCCTATAACAAGCATTCATTGACTTTGGAGGATCTGTCTACTTTGGATGGCCAGAACTGGCTGAATGACCAG GTTCACTTCTTTAACAGTTTCTTTCATAAACAACTTGTAACCAGAGGATATGAAGGAGTGAAGAGGTGGACCAAAAAG gtaGACCTGTTCAGTAAATCCCTTTTGTTGATTCCTATCCACCTGGAGATCCACTGGTCTCTGATCACTGTGGATATGCCTAACCAGCACATTCAGTTCTACGACTCACAGGGAATTCATTTCAGATACCCTGTTGAG aacatctTGAGATACTTGCTGACTGAAGCTAAAGAGAAGGGCAAGCCAATTTTCCAGAAAGGTTGGAAAATGATCGTGAGCAAG TGCATTCCACAACAGAACAATGACAGTGACTGTGGCGTGTTTGTTTTACAG TACTGCAAGTGCCTGGCCTTAGGAAGACCTTTTCAGTTTTCCCAAGAGGACATGCCCAAAGTACGGAAAAGGATATACAAGGAGCTTTGTGAATGCAGGCTCTTGGAATGA
- the LOC117423434 gene encoding uncharacterized protein LOC117423434 isoform X5: protein MQHKNVKRRQRPVTQKQRGLPLFCRKLLRQNGFWGILKHLCFHPSCCVCFSYFNKGRKNWLQHKKKWQGIQYKCLKGVCFNRNSVSEANPVKSSTLISAGISLEEVENGSALPEETLTSNPQAKVCAKKEADQELPAFPSPQIERSAGDAHFQRQIDIPREDTSALLSVQKCKSLMNGRTIHSNNKAAKVAKSSYKKALLNKIYIVNKNKKHLSSALKDKNVPLLMRITESSLFKFAHRCRFKNLPIGRRRKAERAKYLSRISTLRQKKLRGIALNFLSQCNTDSGDIVKEIKSCWLQEVKYKKPTLNKTRKHGVTHSDLEGMSSQNTSVPVEIALVETAENDPNCEPVDQLCNAAIEVSGECKKTFVKKAVGKLKEAGQLATDQIEHTLVNGTGDMESNNTDKSTDKEVGLPVSFSNPFQTPLRDHVYCKSRGFTAGELTDESDGSESMTKAQLLTSATGDEEITELIHDYLEEFYGKYGSFIPLSENDVLENLQQVLSKDVSDRKPFIFMEIMKYQAALANTPMSNFKVSYNKHSLTLEDLSTLDGQNWLNDQVINMYGELVMDAVPHKVHFFNSFFHKQLVTRGYEGVKRWTKKVR, encoded by the exons ATGCAGCATAAGAATGTGAAAAGACGTCAAAGACCGGTAACCCAGAAACAGAGAGGACTTCCCTTATTTTGTAGGAAGCTGTTGAGGCAGAATGGATTCTGGGGAATCCTAAAGCACCTCTGCTTTCACCCGAGCTGCTGCGTCTGTTTTTCTTACTTCAATAAAGGAAGAAAGAATTGGCTTCAGCATAAAAAGAAATGGCAAGGCATCCAATATAAATGTTTAAAGGGTGTGTGTTTTAACAGAAATTCCGTATCTGAAGCAAATCCAGTGAAATCCAGTACACTGATATCAGCAGGAATTTCCCTTGAAGAGGTAGAAAATGGCAGTGCTTTACCTGAGGAAACATTAACATCAAACCCACAAGCAAAAGTGTGTGCTAAGAAAGAAGCTGATCAAGAGTTGCCTGCATTTCCTAGTCCACAGATTGAGCGTTCAGCTGGTGATGCACATTTTCAAAGGCAGATTGATATTCCTAGGGAAGACACTTCTGCTCTTTTATCTGTCCAGAAATGCAAATCCTTAATGAATGGGAGAACCATTCACAGCAATAACAAAGCAGCCAAGGTCGCTAAAAGCAGCTATAAGAAAGCACTTTTAAATAAGATATATATTGTCAATAAGAATAAGAAGCATTTGAGTTCAGCTCTCAAAGACAAAAACGTTCCTTTGTTGATGCGGATTACCGAGTCATCGCTCTTCAAATTTGCACATCGGTGTAGATTCAAGAACTTGCCAATAGGAAGGCGCAGAAAAGCAGAACGAGCGAAATACTTGTCAAGGATTTCCACTCTCAGACAGAAAAAGCTAAGAGGGATAGCACTGAACTTCTTATCTCAGTGTAATACGGATTCAGGAGACATagtgaaagaaataaaaagttgCTGGCTGCAAGAAGTAAAGTACAAGAAGCCTACTTTAAATAAAACTAGGAAACATGGGGTAACTCATTCAGATCTAGAAGGAATGAGTTCACAGAACACCTCAGTCCCTGTAGAGATTGCATTGGTGGAAACAGCTGAAAATGATCCAAATTGTGAGCCTGTGGATCAGCTGTGCAACGCTGCTATTGAAGTTAGTGGTGAATGCAAAAAGACGTTTGTGAAAAAAGCAGTGGGAAAACTAAAAGAAGCAGGGCAACTAGCTACTGACCAGATAGAACATACCTTGGTTAATGGCACAGGAGACATGGAAAGTAATAACACTGATAAAAGCACTGACAAGGAAGTAGGGCTTCCTGTTTCATTCTCTAACCCTTTCCAGACACCGTTACGGGATCATGTGTATTGTAAGAGTCGTGGTTTTACAGCTGGAGAGCTTACTGATGAATCTGATGGAAGCGAGAGTATGACAAAAGCGCAGCTGCTGACCTCTGCGACTGGAGACGAAGAAATTACTGAACTTATTCATG attatcTGGAGGAGTTTTATGGGAAATATGGCAGCTTTATTCCTCTTAGCGAAAATGATGTGCTGGAAAATCTGCAACAGGTTTTAAGTAAAGATGTTTCTGATAG AAAGCCTTTCATATTCATGGAAATCATGAAGTATCAGGCTGCACTTGCAAATACTCCAATGTCCAATTTCAAAGTGTCCTATAACAAGCATTCATTGACTTTGGAGGATCTGTCTACTTTGGATGGCCAGAACTGGCTGAATGACCAG GTTATAAATATGTATGGTGAGTTGGTTATGGATGCAGTACCTCATaag GTTCACTTCTTTAACAGTTTCTTTCATAAACAACTTGTAACCAGAGGATATGAAGGAGTGAAGAGGTGGACCAAAAAGGTAAGGTAA